One stretch of Candidatus Rokuibacteriota bacterium DNA includes these proteins:
- a CDS encoding ABC transporter ATP-binding protein, with the protein MTGRRTVRGFRGRVASRAALARSLRVRPRKAVVLVGLTLLYAVFEGFGVGSLLPILQFIESGLPARPNVYWRAVTAICATVGVAPSFAILLLLAVVPIGLRQLFMYVRTAYAADIQRDASARLRSETLTSFIEADFGFHLAAGHGRLVNALTLDAQRASNGLLHATELLAAAALIAVYVALLVLVSPPLTGLVTGLLILSGVVIRGKFPTARALGKAVSELNNAYTAIVDEKLSGIRLVRMSGQEQVEARKGSLVSAGLAARIALIVRNQASMEALVELLLIFGTFLILFLAVEALGLTLASLALFSFVILRLMPVIRRANGSAHQLAALAGSLGSIEQLIRDANRARQSPGGRRPFEGVREAIAFDGVTFSYPTGAVPALREVSLTIPARRTTALVGPSGAGKSTLMDLIPRLYEPMRGRVLIDGVPVQEYDVVSLRRKIGFVSQDTVLFRDTIRNNLTFGLDGCSDAAVSEALARAGLQEFVDSLPDRCETMIADRGLRLSGGQRQRLALARVFLQDPDVLILDEPTSALDALSEEHVSRTLRQMHGSKTIVVIAHRLATIEHADQIAVMADGMVTTVGDHRTALARDPLYARLFAGEQALSGATEPRRL; encoded by the coding sequence GTGACTGGACGGCGGACGGTGCGGGGCTTCAGGGGGCGGGTCGCGTCGCGAGCGGCCCTGGCCCGCTCGCTGCGCGTGCGACCTCGGAAGGCTGTCGTGCTCGTCGGGTTGACTCTCCTGTATGCGGTGTTCGAAGGGTTCGGGGTCGGGTCGTTGCTGCCCATCCTGCAGTTCATCGAGTCCGGCCTGCCTGCCAGACCGAACGTCTACTGGAGGGCGGTGACGGCGATCTGTGCGACCGTCGGCGTGGCTCCGAGCTTTGCGATTCTGCTTCTCCTTGCGGTGGTGCCGATCGGACTCCGCCAGCTGTTCATGTACGTTCGCACGGCGTACGCCGCCGACATCCAGCGGGATGCGAGCGCGCGCCTGCGGAGCGAGACGCTCACGAGCTTCATCGAGGCGGACTTCGGCTTTCACCTCGCTGCCGGGCACGGCCGTCTCGTGAACGCGCTGACGCTCGACGCGCAACGCGCGAGCAACGGGCTCCTCCATGCCACCGAGCTGCTTGCGGCCGCCGCGCTCATCGCCGTCTACGTGGCATTGCTGGTTCTGGTGTCCCCGCCGCTGACCGGTCTGGTCACCGGGCTCTTGATTCTGAGCGGCGTCGTCATCAGGGGCAAGTTCCCGACGGCACGGGCGCTGGGCAAAGCGGTCTCGGAGCTGAACAACGCCTACACCGCGATCGTCGACGAGAAGCTGTCGGGCATCCGCCTGGTCCGCATGTCCGGACAGGAGCAGGTCGAAGCCCGGAAGGGCAGCCTGGTGTCCGCCGGGCTGGCGGCACGCATCGCCCTGATCGTGCGCAACCAGGCGAGCATGGAGGCGCTGGTCGAGCTGCTGCTCATCTTCGGCACGTTCCTCATCTTGTTCCTGGCGGTGGAGGCCCTCGGCCTGACGCTCGCGAGCCTGGCCCTCTTCAGCTTCGTCATCCTGCGTTTGATGCCAGTGATCCGGCGGGCCAACGGCAGCGCCCACCAGCTCGCGGCCCTGGCCGGCAGCCTTGGCTCGATCGAGCAGCTCATTCGCGACGCGAACCGGGCGCGGCAGAGCCCCGGCGGCCGCCGGCCGTTCGAGGGTGTGCGAGAAGCCATTGCGTTCGACGGCGTGACATTCTCCTATCCCACGGGCGCCGTGCCCGCGCTACGGGAGGTGTCGCTGACCATCCCGGCGCGGCGGACCACGGCGCTCGTCGGACCGTCCGGCGCGGGGAAGTCGACGCTCATGGACCTGATTCCACGCCTCTACGAGCCGATGCGCGGGCGCGTGCTCATCGATGGAGTCCCGGTCCAGGAGTACGATGTCGTGTCGCTGCGGCGGAAGATCGGGTTCGTCAGCCAGGACACCGTTCTGTTTCGCGACACGATCCGGAACAATCTGACCTTCGGCCTCGACGGCTGCTCGGATGCTGCGGTCTCCGAGGCGCTCGCGCGGGCCGGGCTCCAGGAGTTCGTCGACTCGCTCCCCGACAGGTGCGAGACGATGATCGCCGATCGCGGACTCAGGCTGTCCGGCGGCCAGCGCCAGCGCCTGGCCCTCGCGCGGGTCTTCCTCCAGGACCCGGACGTGTTGATCCTCGACGAGCCGACGAGCGCCCTCGACGCCCTGTCCGAGGAGCACGTGAGCCGGACGTTGCGGCAGATGCACGGGAGCAAGACGATCGTGGTGATCGCCCACCGACTGGCCACGATCGAGCACGCCGATCAGATTGCCGTCATGGCAGATGGGATGGTGACGACGGTGGGCGACCACCGGACGGCGCTGGCCCGCGACCCACTCTACGCTCGTCTGTTCGCCGGCGAGCAGGCGCTGTCGGGAGCCACGGAGCCGCGCCGCCTCTAG
- a CDS encoding cupin domain-containing protein: MDIVPPYVSRTDARGLFRGIARVDWGRELNYVESAAGASRGHHYHKTSLELFFILDGEVAATFVDVASGATDRRRFVKGDAFVVRPFEAHRLDAVTDARWIQLISSEYDDAAPDMYPFHVPD, encoded by the coding sequence ATGGATATCGTGCCTCCGTATGTCAGCCGGACCGACGCGCGTGGGTTGTTCCGCGGAATCGCGCGGGTAGACTGGGGGCGCGAGCTGAACTATGTGGAGAGCGCGGCGGGCGCGTCCCGGGGCCACCACTATCACAAGACGTCATTGGAGTTGTTCTTCATCCTCGACGGCGAAGTGGCCGCCACCTTCGTTGACGTCGCCAGCGGCGCGACTGACCGGCGACGATTCGTGAAGGGCGACGCGTTCGTGGTGCGGCCGTTCGAGGCGCACCGGCTCGACGCGGTCACGGACGCGCGCTGGATCCAGCTGATCTCGAGCGAGTACGACGACGCTGCCCCGGACATGTACCCGTTTCACGTCCCCGACTGA